Part of the Calditrichota bacterium genome, GCCTGGCGTGCGCGTCCTGGGGCTGATGACCGTCGGTGCCTTCCTCCCTGACCCAGAGCTCGTCCGCCCCTGCTTCGTCACCCTGCGCCAACTGAAAGAGGAAATAGATCGCCTGGGGGTCGACAACGTGCAGCTCCAACATCTCTCCATGGGCATGACTGACGATTTTGAAGTGGCGGTCGAAGAAGGAGCAACATTGGTGCGCATCGGTAGGGCGATTTTCGGCCCACGCCAGGCGGGGGCTCAAGTGCTGCGCAACGCCAACTGACCGGAGGGTGCGACGGTGAGACTGACGCCACTGGACATACGCAAGCAGGAGTTTCGACGCGCCGTGCGCGGCTTCGACGTCGATGAAGTGGAGACCTTCCTCGACATGGTGGCCGAACAGTTCGAAACCCTGCTCCGTGAACGCAATACGCTCAACGAAGAGGTTCTCAAGCTCCGCACCCAACTGCGGGACTACCAGCAGGTAGAGAAGACCCTGCAGGAGACGTTGATGAACGCCCAGCAGAACATCAACGAGTCCCGTGAGTCCTCCCGACGGGAGGCGGAGCTCATCGTGCGGGAGGCGGAGCTACGCGCCGAGGAGATCATCGAGGATGCTCGCAATCAGCTGCAACAACTGAAAAGCGAGCTCCTGCTGCTGCGCGCGGAAAAGGCCTCCTTCGTGAAACGGCTGAAGCAGCTCCTCCAGTCACAAGTGGAGCTCCTCGAGGTGTTGGGCAGTGACGACCTCGATCTTGGCCGCTTCAGGAGCGCGCAGCACCAGGAGGAACAAGAGACCCAAGGGGAAGAAGAGGCGGAAAAAAGCGAGCCGCGCATCGTCGGCTTGGATGAAGAGCCGGCAGCATCACCTGCTTCAGGAACAGAGCGCGCCGCCCCGGAAAAACCCTCTGCGCCACCTCCTGGGCGCCTGAGCGATGAGTTCATCATCTGAACCGCAGGGTAACAGGCACAGAGCAACAGGGAGAATGCGGGATGAACAGTGTGAGGTGGGTTGGTGTGGTGGCCGTGCTCAGCGCGGCTATGGGGTGCGCACACTGGACGGCGGTGTCCAAGGATGAGGTGAGGCCGAAAGAGACGGTGCAGCTCTCCCTCAGGTCCGGCACCGTGGTCCAGGGAGAGGTCCTTGCGGCAGACGCCACGCACCTGATTGTGCAGGGCGATGACGGTCGGGCATTTCGAGTGGCTACTCAGGACATCACCAGCCTCAAGCGCAGGCCTCCGGTTTGCGACGACAACGGCATGCCCATCTCCGAGCGGGAGATTGCCGCAGTTAAAGGGCATCGCCAACTTTTCTTGTACACCTTCGGCGGAACCGCCCTTAGCTGTGGAGTGAGCTTTTACCTGGGCTCGATGCTACAGCGTGGCTTGCAGGAAGACCAGACCGATAACACGCTGCGCATCGCTACCACTGCCGTGGGCACAGCTGTCGGCGCCCTCTATTTTGCCCTGAGGGGGGACAAGAAGGACCGCCAATACGCCATCCAGCAGATCAATGCTGAGCGGCTGCGTGCCTCGGAAGAGGAGCTGAACGCGGAGAGGGCGCGCAAGGCTCAGGTGGAGGCCGAATTAGAGAGGCTGCGCCGCGAGCAGGAGGCTCAGGAACGCGAGATTGAGGCGCTGCGCAAGCAGATAGAGGCACAACAGCAAGGAAAGCAGAAACCGCCACGCTGAGAAGAGGTATCGCGGCAATGCAGGGACTACGTCAACAGCTTGAAGAAACTACTGCCTTCATCCGCAAGCACACCCAGATGCAACCGGAGGTGGGGATCATCCTTGGCACCGGGCTTGGGGCCCTTGCTGACGAAATAGAAAAGGAAGCCGTGCTTCCTTACGAGGAGATCCCCCACTTTGCCCGCTCCACGGTGGAATTCCACGCGGGCAAGCTACTCTTCGGTAAGCTGGGCGGCAAGAGGGTGATGGCCATGCAGGGCCGCTTCCACTACTACGAAGGGTACACGATGAAGCAGATCACCTATCCGGTGCGCCTCATGAAGCACCTTGGGGCACACACGCTGGTGGTCTCTTCAGCAAGCGGCTGCCTCAATCCGCTCTTCCGCCCTGGCCAGATCGTGATCATCACCGACCACATCAACCTCCTCGGGGATAACCCCCTCATCGGCGTCAACGATGACTCGCTGGGGCCGCGCTTTCCGGACATGTCCGAGCCCTACAGCCGGGCCCTCATCGCCTTGGCCGAGCAGGTGGCCATGGAGGAAAAGATCTGGGTGCAAAAGGGCGTATACGTGGCCATGACCGGTCCCTCGTTGGAGACGGCTGCCGAATACCGCTTCTTGCGTACCATCGGGGCAGACGTGGTGGGTATGTCCACCGTGCCAGAGGTGATAGTGGCCGTGCATGCGGGTATGCGGGTGCTGGGCCTGTCCGTCATCACCGACGCCTGCTTTGCCGACTGCCTGAAGCCGGCCGACATCAAGGAAATCTTGCATTTTGCAAAACAGGCCGAGCCCAGCCTGACGATTCTGATGCGCAAGGTCATCGAGAGAATGTGAATTGACGAGTGCCAACCACACTGAGTCGAAGTGAATGACTATGTATCGCGAGTTCTCGGGTCGGGTCGATTACCCTCAACTGGAAAGGGATGTGCTCAAGTTTTGGGAAGAGCAAAGAATCTTCCAGAAGAGCGTCGAGTCGCGGGACCCGGCCCACAAGTTCGTCTTTTATGAAGGTCCCCCTACCGCCAATGGGCGTCCTGGCATCCACCACGTCATCTCGCGCACGGTAAAGGATTTCGTCTGCCGCTGGCGGACCATGCAGGGCTATCGCGTGGAGCGGAAGGCGGGCTGGGATACGCACGGCTTGCCAGTGGAAATCGAGGTCGAAAAGAAGCTGGGCATCCAGCGCAAAGACCAGATCATCGCCTACGGCATCGAGCGCTTCAACGAGGAATGCCGCAAATCGGTCTTTGCCTACAAAGAAGACTGGGACGAAATGACTCGCCGCATCGGCTTCTGGGTCGACCTCGAGAACCCGTACATCACCTACACCAACGACTACATCGAGACGGTCTGGTGGATCTTGCACCAGTTTTGGAAGAAGGGCCTCCTCTACCAAGGGCACAAGATCCTCCCCTACTGTCCACGGTGCGAGACGCCGCTCTCCAGCCATGAGGTCTCGCAAGGGTATGAAGAGGTCGAGGATCCCTCCATCTACGTGAAGGTGCCGATTGTCGGCCAGGAAAACACCTTCTTCCTGGTGTGGACGACTACCCCATGGACCCTCCTCTCTAACGTCGCTCTGGCTCTGCATCCGGAGCTCTCCTACGTGAAGGTGTGGCACCAAGGAGCACACCTCGTGCTTGGCCTTGACCGCCTCTCGTGTCTCGACGGCGAGTACGAAATCGAAGAGAAGATGCGTGGGGAACAGTTGGCAGGCGTGAGCTACGAGCCGCTGTTCAGCTACCTCTCCCCGGAAAAGCGCGCCTATTACACCATTCTCGCCGACTTTGTGAGCACCGAGGAGGGAACGGGCATCGTCCACATTGCCCCGGCCTTCGGCGAGGAGGACTACCAGGTAGGCGAACAGTACGACCTGCCCATATTGCAGCCGGTGGACAGGAGCGGGTGCTTCACCGCGGAGATTCAGCCTTGGCAGGGCATGTTCGTCAAGGATGCCGACCCCCTCATTATCGACAACTTGCGCCAGCGGCAGCTCTTGTACAAGGCCGAGCGCATCAGACATAGCTACCCCTTCTGCTGGCGGTGTTCCTCGCCGCTGCTTTACTACGCGCGCAAGTCGTGGTACCTGCGCACCACCGCGTTCAGGGAAGCCTTGATCCGCAACAACCGGTCGATCAAGTGGTTCCCTCCTGAAGTGGGTGAGGGCCGCTTCGGCGAGTGGCTGGAAAACAACATCGATTGGGCCCTGTCACGGGACCGCTTCTGGGGCACACCGCTCAACATCTGGATCTGCGAAGGCTGCGGAGCCCAGGAGAGTGTCGGCAGCGTGGCCGAGCTCATGGAACGCGGCGGACTGCGAGAGGTCATCGACCTGCACCGCCCCTACATTGACCAAGTCAGCATTCCTTGCCCCTCTTGCGGCCAGTCCATGCGGCGCACCCCAGAGGTCCTCGACTGCTGGTTCGATTCCGGGGCAATGCCTTACGCCCAGTTCCACTACCCCTTTGAGAACGTGGCGGTTTTCGAGCAGAACTTCCCTGCTGACTTCATCGCCGAGGGCGTAGACCAGACCAGAGGGTGGTTCTACTCGCTGCTGGTGCTCAGCACTCTGCTCTTTGACAAGCCCGCCTACAAGAGCTGCGTATCCCTTGGGCTCATTCTGGACAAAGAAGGCCAGAAGATGTCCAAGAGCCGTGGCAATACGGTTGACCCGTTCGACCACCTGAACAAGGAGGGCGCCGATGCCTTGCGCTGGTACTTGCTCACGGCCAGCGCGCCATGGCTGCCGACCCGTTTTGATCCCGCCGGAGTCGTGGAAGCACAGAACAAGTTCTTAGACACGTTGGTCAACGTGTACAACTTTTTCGCCATGTACGCCAACGTTGATGGCTTTACCCTTAGCGGCGAACGTCTCCCGGTGGAAAAGCGCTCGCAGCTGGACCGCTGGCTGCTGTCGACGCTGCACAGCACCGTGCGCGTGGTCAACGACGATCTGGAGCACTATGAGCTGTCGCGAGCCGCGCGGCGCATCGGCGAATTCGTGATCGACGACCTATCCAACTGGTACGTACGACGCTCCCGCCGACGCTTTTGGAAGGCAGAAAACAACCAAGATAAGCTAGCCGCCTATCAAACGCTCTACGAGGCGCTCATCACCAGCGTGCGTCTGGCTGCGCCTTTCGTGCCTTTCATCACCGACGAGCTGTACCGCCGGCTGAAAGAGGGCAGTGGCGTCTCTTTGCCAGAAAGCGTCCACTTGGACGCCTATCCAAGGCCTGACCAACCTCCGTGCGACTTCTGCGATGAGCAGCTGGAAGAGCGCATGAACTTGGTGCGCCAGATTGTGCTCCTCGGGCGCGCGTTGCGCAACCAGGCCGGCGTGAAAGTGCGGCAACCTCTGGCCAGGCTGGTGGTGGTCGACCCTCACGACCGGCGGCGGGCCATGCTGGACGGCATGGAGAACCTGCTCTTGGAGGAGTTGAACATCAAACGGGTGGAGTTTGTGGCCGATTCTTCTGCCCTACACAGCCGTCGCGCCGAGCCGGTCTTCCGCGCTTTGGGGCCGAAATTTGGCAACAAGGTCAATGCGGTGGCCCAGGCCATCCGCTCGCTGGGTGAGGAGCAGATCAGCACACTGCTGGCGCGCGGGGTTCTGTCCCTGGCGGTGGACGGCATGGAAGTAACCGTCGCGCCCGAGGATGTGCAAGTGGTGATGCAACAGGCGCCGGGACTGGTAGTTGGCACCGAAGGCGAACTGACCGTCGCCTTGGATACCACTCTGAACGAGGACCTTGAATTGGAGGGCTTGGCGCGGGAGTTTGTCAACCGAGTTCAGAACACCCGTAAGGAGGCGCAGTTCGACGTTGTGGACCGCATCATCATCTCGTGTGACGCTCAGGGCAAGCTGGCCAAGGCCATTTCGCGCCTTTCCTCCTACATCCGCAACGAGACGCTGGCTAAAGAGATCGTCTTGCCGGAGGTCAGCGGCGAATACACGAAGAAATGGAACATTGGCGAGGACGTGGTTACCATCGGGGTAAGTCGCATCAGGGAACGGTAGCAAACGGTGGGGGTTCTGCACACACCACAACACCTGTGATGTGTACAGGTCGGAGGAGACAATGACCAAGAAGGAACTGGAGTATTTCAAGAAACTGATCCTGCAGAAGCGGGAGGAGCTCCTCAGGGAATTGGAGAGGCTGAAAGAGTCGGGGTTGAACTCGACGCTGAAAGAGGCTACCGGAGACCACTCCTCCTACTCCTTCCACATGGCCGACCAGGGCACCGATACCATGGAGCGGGAGAAGGCCTTCTTCCTTGCCTCACGGGAAGGGAATCTCCTCTACCACCTGGACAAGGCTCTGGAACGCATCGAGGACGGCACCTACGGAAAGTGCGTGCAGTGCGGCAAAGATATTGGTAAAGAGCGCCTCGAAGCGGTGCCCCACGTGCGCCTGTGCGTCGAGTGCAAGGCCAAGGAGGAGAAGCAGCGTCAATGACCCCAACTGAGGTACGATAGGTGATCGAACGGTTAAGAGTGCTCCGCTACGCCGCGCTCGTTCTGCTGGCCGATCAATTGACCAAAGTGCTGGCGCGCTATCTGCTGCCGCGCGACCACTCAGTACAAGTGGTGGGCGACTTGGTGCGCCTGACCTACGTGGAAAACCCAGGCATTGCCTTCGGCATCAGGGTGGGCCATGGACCGGTTTTCACCGTGCTGATCGCCGTGGCGAGCATCGCCGTGCTTGTCTACCTACTGCGCGCTCACGCGGTGAGCAACACCGAACGGGTCGCCTTGGCCATCACCTTTGGCGGGGCACTTGGCAACCTCACCGACAGAGTTCTCTTCGGCCGGGTTGTGGACTTTGTCGATGTGGATTTTCCGGATTTTCTGATGACCCGCTGGCCGGTCTTCAACCTCGCAGACGCCGCCGTCACCATTGGGGTCGTTATCCTCATCCTGATGATCTTGCTTGCCTCCGAGCATGGTGGCCACCGGCAGGCGAGCGAGCCACCCTCAACCTGAGCTTGTCCGCAAGTGGCACATGCCGCGCGAACATCACACTCTCGTGGTCCCGCAGGCGGATGAGCGCCGACGCTTAGACAACTTTCTTCGCCAGCATCTGCCCCACCTGACGCGCTCGCGCATTCAACGTCTGATCGATGACGGGCAGGTGCTTCTCAACGGCGCGCCCACCAAGCCTGGCCACCGCGTCCGGCCGGGTCAGGTGGTGGAGGTGACCGTCCCCGAACCCAAGAAGTTAGAGATCCTCCCCGAGCAAATCCCTTTAGACATCCTTTACGAGGACGAACATCTCCTGGTGCTGAACAAGCCGGCAGGCATGGTGGTCCACCCCGCCTTCGCCAACTATACGGGAACTTTGGTCAACGCCCTGTTGGCGCACTGCCAACAGCTTTCCGGGATTGGTGGCGTGCAGCGGCCAGGCATCGTCCACCGCCTGGACAGGGAGACATCGGGGGTCATGGTGGTAGCCAAGAGCGACGCGGCGCATGTGGCGCTGTCGCAGCAGTTTGCCGCACGCCAGGTGCGACGAGAGTACCGGGCAGTTGTCTGGGGACATTTCCGCTCGCCGACCGGCCGCGTGGAGACATTGCTAAGGCGCAGCCCCAAGAACCGCCTACGGATGACCGTCTCCAAACTCGGCAAGCTTGCCGTCACCAACTATGAGGTGCTGGAGGAATATCGCCTCCTCAGTCTGCTGCGCCTCAACCTGGGGACCGGCAGAACGCACCAGATTCGCGTGCACATGGCCTATATCGGCCATCCAGTCTTCGGCGATGCTACCTATGGCGGCAGAAGTAAGCGCTTGAGCGGCTTGAACCGCGAAAACCTCGCTTTCGCAGTGAAGCTCCTGAAGCAGTTCAACCGGCCCGCCCTCCACGCTCTCAGCCTTGGCTTCGTGCATCCGGTCCTGCGCCAGGAGATGTACTTTGAGGTCCCGCCCCCCGATGACTTTCAGCGCCTGCTTGCCGCGCTGAAAGAAGTCCCGACCAAATAGCCTTCGGAAAAAGCCCCCTACTGCATCGCGGTCCGAAGCAGGCGCACCACCTCGCCTTGCTCAGGAAAGCGACCGAGTTGCCTTTTTGAGAAAACCAGCTGGCCGTCCACTTCCACCTCGAACACGCCTCCGGTGGACTGGACGAGCTCTGCCTCTATGCCAAAATGCTGTGCTATTTCCTCCGCCAAACTGACGGCGCGCGCCCTGAAGCCTCACGTGGTGCAGTAGGTGATGCGAACGGTCACGGTTCTTCTCCGCAAGTTGTGGCGTTCTTGTCTTCTCCTGCAGGTCTCCTCTCCTGCTCCAGCAACAGATTGGCTGCCTCCTCCAGGTCATTGGCGACAAAGTCGGCAGTGACAGCGTACTCGCCGTCACGGCCGCCTGTGCCGGTGCGTACCAGAATGCTCCTGCATCCCGCGCGGCGAGCAGTCTCGATGTCGGCTGTGCGGTCGCCGATCACCACGCTGTGGCTCAGGTCCACATTGAGCTGCTCCTTGGCCAGGTGGAGAAGAGCCGTGCCTGGCTTGCGACAATCGCACTGCTCGGCCAGGCCATGAGGACAGAAGTAGACCTTGTCAACGCGCACCCCATGGGCATGGAGCAGCTTGAGCATGGCGCTGTTGACCCGGTAAAAGTCCTCAAGCGTGAAGTACCCGAGGCCGATTCCCCCCTGATTGGTCAGCACCACAAGCCGATAGCCCATGTCCTGGAGGCGCTTCAGACCTGCGGCTGCCCCGGGGAGCAATCGCACCTTGTCGGGCTCGTGCAGAAAGGGCACATCCTCCAAGATGGTGCCGTCGCGGTCGACGAACGCGGCTGGCGCCTGCTTCGGAGGCGGCCGGCGGATATACACGGCGCCTTCTCGTTCCACTGGCGCAGCCTGAGGCGCATTTGCTGCAGCCGCCCGCGCAATGATTTCCGTGCTCGACAGAGGGGTGGCCACCGGGATCAGGAGCACCCGCCCCCCGTAGCGTTCCACCACCTCGCTGGAGGTCAATTCCGTTGGCCGATAATCGCCTGCCTTGATGTACAGGTCCGGCCGCAAGAGCTCGATGTTCACCTTGTTGCGTCGTTCCGAGAAGATGAAGACCAGATCCACGCATTCCAGTGCAGCCACCACCTCCGCCCGCTGTTCGGCGGGGATAATGGGCCGCTGGGGCCCTTTGTATGCCCGCACGGACGCGTCGGAGTTCACCCCCACCACGAGCAGGTCGCAGGCCTGGCGCGCCTTTTCCAGGTAGTCCACATGGCCGGCGTGGAGGAGGTCGAAGGCCCCAGAGGTGAAGCCAACCCTCTTGCCTTCCGCGCGTGCGCGTGCGCACAGAGCGGCAACTTCCTCCCGGGGCTTGATCTTTTCACTGCGCGGACGCATGGGGCTCTCGGGCGCGCTACTTCCTGCTCCCCACCTGACTTGCAAATCGCACCAAGAGGGTCTTGATCTCGAAGGGAGCAAGCTTGGTGCTTACCGTGCGATCCGCAGCAGGCACCGCGGCGCCGATTTCCTCCAGAAGGTTCGTCTCAAATGCCTCGGCTACCCTCTCTTGGAATCGGACCTGCACCGGAGTTTCCCTGCCGAAGACCTCAAAGAGGCGGACAACGGTCCCCTGACCCCTCTCCGCTCGCTTGACTGCGGAAAGGATCACACCCCCACCGGCGTCGAGGTGTGCGAAAGAACCCTCTTTGCCAAGCCGGCCTGCGTGAGGCTGTGTGAGCACGACATGCAGAGGGTAGTTCAGCTCGTAGGCGCGTCGGTGTGTCTCCGCCTCCTGCCAACTCCCAGCATGAGGGAGAAGGCTATAGCTGAATTCGTGCTCACCCATGTCCGCGTTGGGGTCGGGGTTCTTCGGAGAGCGGAGCAAAGTGATGCGCATGACGTTCCCGCGGATGTCGTGACCATACTTGCAGTCGTTGAGTAGACTCACCCCATAGAGCCCCGATTCGTCCGTCAGGTCGACCCACTTTTGCGCGGGGACCTCGAACATCGCCTTTTCAGCAGACGTGACCGGCACGGTGGTGCGCTGGATCCAGCCGTAAGGGATCTCATACGTGGCAACACGGCCCTGAACAGCCACCGGGAAAGCGGCCTTGGCGAGCACGTGCGCCTCATGCCAATCCGCCCGCGTAGTAATATCGATGCGCGGCAGGCGGCGGTAGAGGCTGATGTCTTGCACAAAGCGCGAGCCTCTGAACGGACGAACCACGCGCAGCGTGGCCCGCAGCGGGCCCTGGGAAATGACCTCAAGCTCCACAGGCCGGTCCGCGCGCCACTCCTTGCCCGTGTAGCCGATGTTCCATGCATCGTACTCCGAGGGCAGATCTTCGAAGAACTGGAGCTGGTTGCCAGGCCCGGCCAGCACCTCGCGGCCGCTTGTTCGGTCAACTACTGAGGCGATGTTGCCGGTCTCTGCATCGAGCTTCACTTCCCAGGCTCGATTCTGCAGAACCCAGGGGAGCGTCTGAGGGGCATCTGCCCAGGCGCGTCGGACTGCCGGCCGCAGCCAGAAGACCTTGTAGCCCAGAGCCGGCACGCCGCTGACTTCGAACAGCAGCCCATCCATGTGGGGTTGTGTGGCATGGAGCACGCCCTTAGCATCCACCACTTCCCAGCTTTGCTCCAAGAGCTGTCCGGGTAGTCTCACCCAGGCCACGTCATTTCTCTCCCATGACAGCGGGTTGAAAACCACCAGGGGGATGCCCTTTCCGCGCGTGTCGATTTCGGCGCCGAGGGCCTGCAGCGCCCTCTCCAGCGCCGCACCGGCAAGGGCCTGGCAGGAGTCGTAGAGCGCGTGCGCATCTTTGTAAACCTCAGGAATGCTTGACCCTGGCAGGATGTCGTGGAACTGATTGAACAGCGTGCCCTGCCACGCTTGGCGCAGCTCCTGCTCCGGGTAGGGAATCGGGGCAAAGGAGGCGAACTTTTCTGCCGTCTCCAAGAGCACCTCCATCTGCCGATTTCTCTTTTTGATGGCGCCCTGGGTGGTGTAGGTGCCACGGTGCGTCTGGAGGTAGAGTTCGCTGCGCACGATGGGCAGGTCCGGCTTGGTCTCCGCCGCGCCGAAGAACGCTTCCGCAGAGGACTTGATCACCGTGGGATAGAGGCGCGTGTCGGCCATGTGGTCGAAGCGGGCGAGCATCTCTTTGGTGGGGCCGCCGCCGTGGTCGCCGACGCCATAGAGAACGAGCGCGTGGTTCACGCCCGTAGCCTGACGAAAGTCGAGGAGGGTGCGCAGGGTCCGCACCTCCTCCAACTCCTCGACGTAGCTGAGCGGCACCACTGTCAGGATGCGCGAGCCATCCGGTGACTCCCACCAGAAGAGTTGATGCTCAGGCGGAGTCGTGTCGTTCCACCACAGCTTGCTGGTGACGAAGTAGTCGATGCCGCTCTTCTTGTAGATTTGCGGCAAGGTCCACGCATAGCCGAAAGTGTCGGGTGTCCAGCCGACCCGCGGATCCACTCCCAACTTCTCTCGCAGATACTGTTTGCCAAGGAGGATCTGCCGCACGAGCGCCTCACCTGCAGGGAGGTTGCAGTCGGGTTCCACCCACATTCCGCCGACCACCAGCCATTGCCCCCGCCGCACCATCTCTTTGATGCCGGCGAGTATTTGCGGGTGAAACCGTTCCATCCACTGGTACGCCTGGGCCTGGCTCTGCGCATAGGTGAAGGTCGAGTCGGTCCTCATGAACTCCAGGGCCTGGCGGAAGGTCTGTTCGCAGACCTGCACCGTCTCCTGCCACCGCCACAGCCAGGCCATGTCGATGTGCGCGTTGCCGACGACGTGGATGGTGTCTTGCTTCATCGCCTGCCGCAGCGGCTCCGATTTCTCCATAAAGTCCTGCACCGCTGCCCGCCAACCGCCGGCATCGGCAGCTTGGAATGCGTCCACCAGACGCCTCCACAACTCGGCCTGGCCAAAGTCGGTCCCCGGAGCGTACAGCTCGCCGAAACGCAGGTCGTCGAGCAAAGCAGCGTAGTCCAGGGCAGTGAAATCGATGAAAACGCGCGGGGCTTGCTTGGCCTGGGCCAGGTCGATGGCAAGGCGCACCTCCTTGGCCGAGTCAAGTCTGGGAAGGGCGAATCGGGCCTCTGGCGGTCGCACCTGCGCCTGCCACAGCCCTTGCCGACGCGGGAAAGAAACCAGAGCCTGGTCATCGCAGCGAGCCGTCACCGCCTCCTGCGGGGCTGCCACCCTCAGGCAGAGGTCGTGGACAGCCAGCTCCTTCGGCAACCGCAGCCGTGCCTTGCCGTGCGTGCCGGACGGGGCTTGCGCGAACGAAAACAGCTCGGTGACTTCCACCCCTGCGAGCACAGGGGAAAGTGCATCTTGGCCAGTGAGCGAGAGCTCGCTCCTGGCCTTGCCCGTGCCCCAATCGAGCTTGGCCGTGAGGGCATGTCCCGCACTAGCAGCGCGCAGCACTTCCCGCAGCGGGACCGCCCATGAAATGGTGAACGGATCTCCGCGTAGCCCTTCGGTTCGCCGCGTCGGATACAGCTTGTCTGGGACCTGCAGCTCGCAGCGCAAGGCCGCCACTGGCGTCGTCCCATGGGGGCGAACTTGCGCCCGCACCGTGGTGATCAGCGAACCCGTCGTGGTCAATTGCGCATGGGGCGCCAGGGACAAGCGGGCCAAGTCGTACCGACTCGGCACGACGGCAGGCCGGTAGTCGGCAGGC contains:
- a CDS encoding alpha-mannosidase — its product is MQKRLLTLGLAIAVSVTAAAAPAQDTFVREWLVVGAFGVDPEHEPLGTDHLGGEVDVVPRLGQVAGEKSWFLAQTDALGRLNFIRLGVTPPERSVVYAHVYVFVPRPVEATLLVGSDDGVTVRVNGNVVHEHLVLRGWRADQDTVRELLGTGWNKVLFKVFNNLGGFALSLRVTGPHGEAIEGLRYAAELPADYRPAVVPSRYDLARLSLAPHAQLTTTGSLITTVRAQVRPHGTTPVAALRCELQVPDKLYPTRRTEGLRGDPFTISWAVPLREVLRAASAGHALTAKLDWGTGKARSELSLTGQDALSPVLAGVEVTELFSFAQAPSGTHGKARLRLPKELAVHDLCLRVAAPQEAVTARCDDQALVSFPRRQGLWQAQVRPPEARFALPRLDSAKEVRLAIDLAQAKQAPRVFIDFTALDYAALLDDLRFGELYAPGTDFGQAELWRRLVDAFQAADAGGWRAAVQDFMEKSEPLRQAMKQDTIHVVGNAHIDMAWLWRWQETVQVCEQTFRQALEFMRTDSTFTYAQSQAQAYQWMERFHPQILAGIKEMVRRGQWLVVGGMWVEPDCNLPAGEALVRQILLGKQYLREKLGVDPRVGWTPDTFGYAWTLPQIYKKSGIDYFVTSKLWWNDTTPPEHQLFWWESPDGSRILTVVPLSYVEELEEVRTLRTLLDFRQATGVNHALVLYGVGDHGGGPTKEMLARFDHMADTRLYPTVIKSSAEAFFGAAETKPDLPIVRSELYLQTHRGTYTTQGAIKKRNRQMEVLLETAEKFASFAPIPYPEQELRQAWQGTLFNQFHDILPGSSIPEVYKDAHALYDSCQALAGAALERALQALGAEIDTRGKGIPLVVFNPLSWERNDVAWVRLPGQLLEQSWEVVDAKGVLHATQPHMDGLLFEVSGVPALGYKVFWLRPAVRRAWADAPQTLPWVLQNRAWEVKLDAETGNIASVVDRTSGREVLAGPGNQLQFFEDLPSEYDAWNIGYTGKEWRADRPVELEVISQGPLRATLRVVRPFRGSRFVQDISLYRRLPRIDITTRADWHEAHVLAKAAFPVAVQGRVATYEIPYGWIQRTTVPVTSAEKAMFEVPAQKWVDLTDESGLYGVSLLNDCKYGHDIRGNVMRITLLRSPKNPDPNADMGEHEFSYSLLPHAGSWQEAETHRRAYELNYPLHVVLTQPHAGRLGKEGSFAHLDAGGGVILSAVKRAERGQGTVVRLFEVFGRETPVQVRFQERVAEAFETNLLEEIGAAVPAADRTVSTKLAPFEIKTLLVRFASQVGSRK